The following proteins are co-located in the Acidimicrobiales bacterium genome:
- a CDS encoding DUF4214 domain-containing protein: MTRKIRSSIVILVCTLLSLSAVPSASAQGLAEPTTLDELTRQTSFTPEHAQLLRLYWAFFNREPDLPGAIYWIDLRDAGLSPIAIADYFSSSEEFRNTYGDRTDQEFLTIAYKNILGRVSDQAGFDYWLAELRSGLRRGEAVLYIAESIEFRGQHPYPKPGGVDFSGQDLSDQVINAKNYDGANFTNARLADALVFDSSFVGANFTGATMTDMAIQRSNFSGANFTNAVMSDALISKSSNFTGAIWNNTVCPDETNSNDNGGTCAGHL; encoded by the coding sequence ATGACCCGCAAGATCCGGTCGTCGATCGTCATTCTCGTTTGTACGTTGCTCTCGTTGTCAGCGGTGCCCTCCGCCTCGGCCCAAGGCTTGGCCGAGCCCACGACGCTCGACGAACTCACCCGACAGACCTCGTTCACGCCCGAGCATGCGCAGCTGCTCCGTCTCTACTGGGCCTTCTTCAATCGGGAACCTGATCTGCCCGGGGCAATCTACTGGATCGACCTTCGCGATGCTGGCTTGTCGCCGATCGCCATCGCCGACTACTTCTCCTCATCAGAGGAGTTCCGGAACACCTACGGCGACCGGACCGATCAAGAGTTCCTCACGATCGCCTACAAGAACATCCTCGGCCGGGTCTCGGACCAGGCGGGTTTCGACTACTGGCTGGCCGAGCTGCGGTCTGGTCTCCGCCGAGGCGAGGCGGTGCTCTACATCGCCGAGAGCATCGAGTTCCGAGGCCAGCACCCCTATCCGAAGCCAGGCGGTGTGGATTTCTCCGGCCAGGATCTCTCCGATCAGGTGATCAACGCGAAGAACTACGACGGCGCAAACTTCACGAACGCCCGACTGGCTGACGCCCTCGTCTTCGACTCCAGCTTCGTCGGCGCCAACTTCACCGGAGCGACGATGACCGACATGGCGATCCAGCGTTCGAACTTCTCGGGTGCCAACTTCACCAACGCCGTCATGTCGGATGCCCTCATCTCGAAGTCCAGCAACTTCACGGGCGCCATCTGGAACAACACGGTGTGCCCTGACGAAACGAACAGCAACGACAACGGAGGCACCTGTGCAGGCCATCTGTAG
- a CDS encoding M36 family metallopeptidase has product MRTARVLVAWLVVMLTAATTGTPSLGAQTDFAPEPESVALRHLESNAKLYGLSGQDLASLRVTALLDVANGAATNVIIQQFIGGVEVLHAVSNVVVTRQGEIVTVGDRFVSVDAALGNGLVAPAVKEKDAVSAALTALALEPSLPIAPIATDGASAGTTSFTDGGVAAAPIVVRPAFVAVERSIVRVWDVEVREASSAHWWRVQIDAMSGVEVGRIDYVDEEGYHVYPPPIEAPSFAVPTPPGDGRVTVVDPFDPVASPFGWHDTDAVAGPESTLTIGNNVNAFADRNGDNLPDGGSQPDGGAGLTFAPPLDLTQQPLASRDAAVVNLFYWNNLLHDVLYRYGFDEAAGNFQVNNYGNGGIGGDAVLANAQDGADVGERNNAKFATPPDGVSPAMSMYLWNTATPMLDGDLDNGIIVHEYGHGLSNRLVGGPSNTACLDNAEQMGEGWSDYLTLMFTMSPGDVGPTGRGIGTYALAQPTTGPGIRAFPYSTDLGVDPRTYDDIKTAVIPHGVGSTWTSMLWEMTWSLIDEHGFDPDLAGGDGGNNRALQLVVDGLKLTPCSPGFVDGRNAILDADLIVSGGANRCLIWKAFAKRGLGFGAVQGSTSSVTDGSESFDLPPSCRPLILTKSAPSEVTAGAILPFVLSVTNNDAVVHTDISVVDDIPTGTSLSPGSLTCPASVDAGVLTWELASLDPGVTEECAYSVLVDPAPSTTTLFGDDFEDDLGSWIVSHGEGSIDWSLVTTAARSGATSAFAADPAVVTDQYLTLGNAVPIEAATQLSFWHRYATEQDFDGAVVELSTDDGATWTDAGPLMTTNVYNGILNNVVANPLAGRPAYTGTSSGFVKTVVDLTSLSGASIKVRFRFASDASVGATGWWIDDIHIGDIVSIDTTATATSAQGASSASSTATTVLSPPATPRCNGLEVTVDLAVGQQPTEGDDVILGSPDADLIEALGGDDVICGGGGDDTVVGGDGNDWIDGGSGDDTIFGQDGDDTITGGPGADLISGNAGADTLSGSDGADEIYGGSGADTIDGGIGDDILGGSSGYDLIDGGDDDDLISGGSDVDGAIHGGLGNDLVNGGGGDDLDVRGNEGDDSVSGNGGNDIVFGDEGNDAVRGGNGDDTVNGGAGDDFVAGNPGVDICNGDGGTNTIAASCEFADVGT; this is encoded by the coding sequence GTGAGGACAGCTCGTGTGCTGGTGGCGTGGCTCGTGGTGATGCTCACTGCCGCCACCACCGGTACACCCTCGCTCGGAGCGCAAACCGACTTCGCCCCCGAGCCCGAGTCGGTGGCACTGCGTCATCTCGAGAGCAACGCCAAGCTGTATGGGTTGAGTGGCCAGGATCTCGCCTCGCTGCGAGTCACTGCGCTGCTCGACGTGGCCAACGGCGCCGCTACCAACGTGATCATCCAACAGTTCATCGGTGGCGTCGAGGTGCTCCACGCCGTGTCGAACGTCGTTGTGACACGACAGGGCGAGATCGTGACGGTGGGCGACCGCTTCGTTTCGGTCGACGCGGCCCTCGGCAACGGTCTCGTCGCTCCGGCCGTCAAGGAGAAGGATGCGGTCTCGGCTGCATTGACTGCACTGGCACTCGAGCCATCGCTGCCCATTGCACCCATCGCGACCGACGGCGCCTCGGCCGGCACGACATCCTTCACGGACGGCGGCGTTGCTGCCGCCCCCATCGTGGTACGCCCAGCGTTCGTCGCCGTCGAGCGTTCGATCGTGCGGGTGTGGGACGTGGAGGTCCGAGAGGCGAGCTCAGCGCACTGGTGGCGAGTGCAGATCGATGCCATGTCAGGGGTCGAGGTTGGGCGCATCGACTACGTCGACGAAGAGGGCTACCACGTCTACCCTCCCCCGATCGAGGCTCCCTCCTTCGCCGTTCCGACACCACCGGGTGACGGAAGGGTCACGGTCGTGGATCCTTTCGATCCGGTCGCTTCTCCCTTCGGCTGGCATGACACCGACGCGGTTGCCGGACCTGAATCGACGCTCACCATCGGCAACAACGTCAATGCGTTCGCTGATCGAAACGGCGACAACCTTCCCGATGGTGGAAGCCAGCCCGATGGCGGCGCCGGTCTCACGTTCGCTCCCCCGCTCGACCTGACCCAGCAGCCGCTTGCCTCACGAGATGCCGCCGTGGTCAATCTCTTCTACTGGAACAACCTGCTGCACGATGTGCTCTACCGCTACGGATTCGATGAAGCGGCAGGGAACTTCCAAGTCAACAACTACGGCAACGGTGGCATCGGAGGCGATGCGGTTCTGGCCAATGCACAAGACGGAGCCGACGTGGGCGAGCGGAACAACGCCAAGTTCGCCACGCCGCCCGACGGGGTCTCGCCGGCCATGAGCATGTACCTGTGGAACACGGCGACACCGATGCTCGACGGCGACCTGGACAACGGCATCATCGTCCATGAGTACGGGCACGGCTTGTCCAATCGGCTCGTCGGCGGGCCGTCCAATACGGCGTGCCTCGACAATGCCGAGCAGATGGGTGAGGGGTGGAGCGACTACCTCACCCTCATGTTCACGATGTCGCCGGGCGATGTCGGCCCGACCGGGAGAGGCATCGGCACCTACGCCCTCGCTCAGCCGACGACCGGTCCCGGTATTCGAGCGTTTCCCTACAGCACCGATCTGGGCGTCGACCCCCGCACCTACGACGACATCAAGACGGCCGTCATCCCGCACGGAGTGGGATCGACGTGGACCTCGATGTTGTGGGAGATGACCTGGTCACTCATCGACGAGCACGGTTTCGACCCCGATCTCGCCGGTGGCGATGGCGGCAACAACCGTGCGCTGCAACTCGTTGTCGACGGTCTCAAGCTCACGCCGTGCAGTCCGGGCTTCGTCGACGGGCGAAACGCCATCCTCGATGCGGATCTGATCGTGAGTGGAGGCGCGAATCGTTGCCTCATCTGGAAGGCGTTCGCCAAGCGAGGTCTTGGATTCGGCGCAGTCCAGGGCTCGACCTCGAGCGTCACCGACGGATCCGAGTCGTTCGATCTCCCGCCATCGTGTCGACCACTGATCCTCACCAAGTCGGCCCCGAGCGAGGTGACGGCGGGGGCCATCCTCCCCTTCGTCCTGTCGGTCACCAACAACGATGCAGTGGTTCACACCGACATCTCCGTCGTCGATGACATTCCGACGGGCACGAGCCTCTCCCCCGGCTCATTGACCTGTCCGGCCTCGGTCGATGCCGGGGTGCTCACGTGGGAGCTGGCCAGCCTGGACCCTGGGGTCACCGAGGAGTGCGCCTACTCGGTCCTTGTCGACCCGGCACCGTCCACCACGACCTTGTTCGGCGACGACTTCGAGGACGACCTCGGATCGTGGATCGTGTCACATGGCGAGGGCTCGATCGACTGGTCGCTGGTGACGACCGCGGCCCGCAGTGGTGCGACCTCGGCCTTCGCTGCCGACCCAGCCGTTGTCACCGACCAGTACCTCACGCTCGGCAATGCGGTGCCGATCGAGGCCGCAACACAGTTGTCCTTCTGGCATCGGTATGCGACCGAACAAGACTTCGATGGCGCCGTGGTCGAACTGTCGACCGACGATGGCGCGACCTGGACCGATGCGGGACCGTTGATGACGACGAATGTCTACAACGGAATCCTCAACAACGTGGTCGCCAATCCACTCGCCGGGCGGCCGGCCTACACCGGCACATCGTCCGGATTCGTGAAGACGGTCGTCGACCTGACCTCGCTGAGCGGCGCGTCGATCAAGGTTCGATTCCGGTTCGCCTCCGACGCTTCGGTCGGCGCGACCGGCTGGTGGATCGATGACATACATATCGGCGACATCGTCAGCATCGACACCACCGCCACGGCCACGTCTGCCCAGGGCGCGTCCTCGGCATCTTCCACGGCGACCACCGTGCTCTCACCTCCGGCGACCCCGCGCTGCAACGGGCTGGAGGTCACGGTCGACCTCGCCGTCGGCCAGCAGCCGACCGAGGGTGACGACGTCATCTTGGGCTCCCCTGATGCCGACCTCATCGAGGCGCTCGGTGGCGACGACGTCATCTGTGGGGGCGGCGGCGATGACACCGTGGTCGGCGGAGACGGCAACGACTGGATCGATGGTGGCAGTGGTGACGACACCATCTTCGGCCAAGACGGGGACGACACGATCACCGGTGGACCGGGGGCCGACCTCATCAGCGGCAACGCCGGTGCCGACACCCTCAGCGGCAGCGACGGTGCCGACGAGATCTACGGTGGGTCCGGTGCCGACACCATCGACGGAGGTATCGGAGATGACATTCTCGGTGGCTCCTCCGGCTACGACCTCATCGACGGAGGAGACGACGACGATCTGATCAGCGGCGGCTCCGATGTCGACGGCGCCATCCACGGCGGCCTCGGCAACGATCTGGTGAACGGAGGCGGGGGTGACGACCTCGACGTCCGGGGCAACGAAGGCGACGATTCGGTCTCGGGCAATGGCGGCAACGACATCGTCTTCGGCGACGAAGGCAACGATGCCGTGCGGGGCGGGAACGGCGACGACACCGTCAACGGCGGAGCCGGTGACGACTTCGTTGCGGGAAACCCTGGTGTCGACATCTGTAACGGCGATGGGGGAACCAACACCATTGCTGCGTCGTGCGAGTTTGCCGACGTCGGCACCTGA
- a CDS encoding pentapeptide repeat-containing protein, which produces MVALASGCSGSGDDDAATTVTSAGELSEDVTGVEGVAAGEEPTGDGSSRITVEEAVPSTTTPRPVMTPPPSPTKDYSDAVFQTASSPGDDYSSGDFSDALIFDSDFTGADFSGSTFKDAVIQRSTMDNANFTDANLADALISKSTSFDGAIWKNTVCPDESNSDDNGGTCEGHL; this is translated from the coding sequence ATGGTCGCACTGGCCTCAGGGTGCAGCGGAAGCGGCGACGATGACGCAGCGACGACGGTGACGTCTGCAGGCGAGCTCAGCGAGGATGTCACCGGGGTCGAGGGCGTCGCCGCGGGCGAGGAGCCGACGGGTGACGGGTCGTCTCGGATCACCGTCGAAGAGGCGGTGCCGTCGACCACGACGCCGCGTCCGGTGATGACGCCACCGCCAAGCCCCACCAAGGACTATTCCGACGCGGTGTTCCAGACTGCCAGTTCTCCCGGCGACGACTATTCGTCGGGTGATTTCTCCGACGCCTTGATCTTCGACTCGGACTTCACCGGCGCCGACTTCAGCGGAAGTACGTTCAAGGACGCGGTCATCCAGCGCAGCACGATGGACAACGCGAACTTCACCGACGCCAATCTCGCCGATGCACTGATCTCGAAGTCGACGTCGTTCGACGGTGCGATCTGGAAGAACACCGTGTGCCCCGATGAGTCGAACAGCGACGACAACGGCGGCACCTGCGAGGGCCACCTCTAA
- a CDS encoding sulfotransferase: MPELAFLTYCSRSGSTKLATMIDTSGADIIVVPEFRSSMLAFRFGADHRLSHQELAKLTRSDAQLRTSLRLEEPAIDRVIAASVAAPPSSYVRNVVHEYLAGDQAKVVLVKSGQMIHHAKSAIDQDASIRCIFLVRDPRAVVRSLLTTKIPGHPLGATFGLGSPFYSARLWRERLRGYVTASTAHPTQVRLVRYEALDEPSTVDDVLQFLGVDGTERVDRRTGFNVADNEAAIHQRVDRPFDPLVNEQWRVELAPRTVRWIESMLFHEMRALDYPSTGDVPGIARRIEVGLMATLYRPRELADRLIRQALLRLAPERF, encoded by the coding sequence ATGCCCGAGCTCGCGTTCCTCACCTACTGCAGCCGGTCGGGCTCGACCAAGCTCGCCACGATGATCGACACGAGCGGCGCCGACATCATCGTCGTTCCCGAGTTCCGGTCGTCCATGCTCGCGTTCCGGTTCGGAGCCGATCATCGATTGTCACACCAGGAACTCGCCAAACTCACCAGATCCGACGCCCAGCTCAGGACGAGCCTACGCCTCGAAGAGCCGGCGATCGATCGAGTCATCGCTGCCAGCGTCGCTGCGCCGCCCAGTTCGTACGTGCGAAACGTCGTCCACGAATACCTGGCCGGGGACCAGGCGAAGGTGGTCCTGGTGAAGAGTGGTCAGATGATCCACCATGCGAAGTCGGCCATCGACCAGGACGCCTCGATCCGCTGCATCTTCCTGGTGCGGGATCCCCGAGCGGTGGTGAGAAGCCTCTTGACGACCAAGATCCCCGGCCATCCGCTCGGCGCGACATTCGGACTCGGCAGTCCGTTCTATTCCGCCCGCTTGTGGCGTGAGCGCCTTCGCGGTTACGTCACGGCCTCGACTGCGCACCCGACACAGGTTCGCCTCGTCCGGTACGAGGCGCTCGACGAGCCGTCGACCGTCGACGACGTGCTGCAGTTCCTCGGAGTCGACGGCACCGAGCGTGTCGATCGCCGAACCGGCTTCAACGTCGCCGACAACGAAGCGGCCATCCATCAGCGCGTCGATCGTCCCTTCGATCCGCTCGTCAACGAACAGTGGCGAGTGGAGCTCGCGCCGCGCACCGTGCGCTGGATCGAATCGATGCTGTTCCACGAGATGCGAGCCCTCGACTACCCCAGCACCGGCGACGTTCCGGGAATCGCCCGCCGCATCGAGGTCGGGCTGATGGCGACGCTCTATCGGCCGCGCGAACTCGCTGACCGTCTGATTCGCCAGGCGTTGCTCCGCCTGGCACCCGAACGCTTCTGA
- a CDS encoding polysaccharide biosynthesis tyrosine autokinase — translation MDRERDADPELSLADYARILRNRWLAVLTPILIFGGLAAYSLSTRTLQYESTSKVLLADTAAQAALRGGSQNPNSLTREMTNEISFAASDDVKNAVRDAIGVVPKVTVRADPNSDVLSFTGKASDPGDAAMYANTWAEAFVSTKQKQAGESLDAAVDQFSERVAVLRAQRDASTDPADQARIDSEIDAVNAAITNLQLTAGVAAIGTAQVVQVASSPTEPTNLDARVILAIALALGFAVGSIVAFVIDNLDRRIKTSDDIIRAVGLPVLGTIARASRKVSAQDLALAVSDRREARVADGYQKVRSSLQFALLGRDVKSILITSANESEGKTTTSSNLAWALAAVGSRVVLADIDFRRPKVHAVYGLAREPGFSNHLVDRIPLHELVAHVEDDERTLAVLPSGTTPHSPGDFLASPDFLETLRWIESEADVVVLDAPPVLPVSDTLAIAHHVDRTILTASAGSTTVEQLQTAVESLRAAGASIAGVVLVGGKQDRSYGTYTQQQTTRRARRSRAESRKTSGTGATSWSPAPASGVSARS, via the coding sequence ATGGACCGTGAGAGGGATGCTGATCCAGAGCTGAGTCTCGCCGACTACGCCCGGATCCTCCGCAACCGTTGGCTGGCGGTCTTGACTCCGATCCTCATCTTCGGAGGTCTCGCCGCCTACTCACTCAGCACTCGGACCCTCCAATACGAGTCGACGAGCAAGGTACTGCTCGCCGACACGGCGGCTCAGGCGGCGCTGCGTGGAGGCTCGCAGAACCCGAACTCGTTGACCAGAGAAATGACGAACGAGATCTCGTTCGCTGCGAGTGACGACGTCAAGAACGCCGTGCGGGACGCGATCGGCGTCGTGCCGAAGGTCACGGTGAGGGCCGATCCCAACTCTGACGTCCTGAGTTTCACCGGAAAGGCGAGCGATCCTGGCGATGCAGCGATGTACGCCAACACGTGGGCCGAGGCCTTCGTGTCGACCAAGCAGAAACAGGCCGGCGAGAGCCTCGATGCGGCCGTCGACCAGTTCAGTGAGCGAGTTGCTGTCCTGCGCGCTCAGCGAGACGCGTCCACAGATCCTGCCGACCAGGCGCGAATCGACAGCGAGATCGACGCCGTCAACGCTGCCATCACGAATCTGCAGCTGACGGCGGGGGTCGCCGCGATCGGAACGGCACAGGTCGTTCAAGTCGCGTCGAGTCCGACGGAGCCGACGAACCTCGACGCCAGGGTCATCCTCGCCATTGCACTTGCCCTCGGATTCGCCGTCGGATCGATCGTGGCATTCGTGATCGACAACCTCGATCGCCGGATCAAGACGAGTGACGACATCATCCGGGCCGTCGGTCTACCGGTGCTCGGCACCATCGCTCGGGCGAGCCGCAAGGTGTCGGCACAGGATCTTGCGCTCGCCGTCAGCGATCGTCGTGAAGCGCGGGTCGCCGACGGCTACCAGAAGGTGCGGTCGTCGCTGCAGTTCGCTCTCTTGGGTCGCGACGTGAAGTCGATTCTGATCACGAGCGCCAACGAGTCCGAGGGCAAGACCACGACATCGTCGAATCTGGCGTGGGCGCTCGCTGCCGTCGGTAGCCGGGTGGTGCTGGCCGATATCGACTTCCGCCGCCCCAAGGTGCACGCGGTCTATGGGCTTGCCCGCGAGCCCGGCTTTTCGAATCACCTGGTGGATCGCATCCCACTTCACGAGCTCGTTGCGCACGTCGAGGACGACGAGCGGACATTGGCCGTGCTGCCGTCCGGCACGACACCGCACAGCCCGGGCGACTTCCTCGCCTCACCAGATTTCCTCGAGACGCTGCGCTGGATCGAGTCCGAGGCCGACGTCGTGGTGCTCGACGCCCCACCGGTCCTGCCGGTCTCGGACACGCTCGCCATCGCCCACCATGTCGATCGAACCATCCTGACCGCGAGTGCCGGGTCCACCACGGTCGAGCAACTCCAGACGGCCGTCGAGAGCCTTCGAGCGGCCGGTGCCTCGATCGCCGGCGTCGTCCTGGTCGGGGGCAAGCAGGACCGCTCCTACGGCACGTACACCCAGCAGCAAACGACTCGGCGAGCCAGGCGCTCACGCGCCGAATCTCGAAAGACCAGCGGTACCGGAGCGACGTCGTGGTCACCCGCGCCGGCGAGCGGTGTCTCTGCTCGCTCATGA
- a CDS encoding sugar transferase codes for MAKLNVEDDLVFEASEVSVSAAPALPAGGIRLEDDLVLLPDRPWDASPALKRGLDIVVSLIALVVLAPLLVVLAVLVAATSPGGAFFVQRRVGRNGTYFPCVKLRTMHASSEQRLADVLARDDALRTEWEQCQKLTLDPRVTRLGRLLRLSNLDELPQLWNVLCGQMSLIGPRPVVPLETVRYGAHLDEVLSVRPGLSGLWQTSGRNNLSYDERVRLDLVYVRTRTMRVDLKIALRTLVVTVQGSRSGAR; via the coding sequence ATGGCGAAGCTGAACGTCGAGGACGATCTTGTGTTCGAAGCCTCTGAGGTGTCGGTTTCCGCGGCCCCGGCTCTGCCGGCCGGAGGCATCCGTCTCGAGGACGACCTCGTGCTCCTGCCCGACCGCCCATGGGACGCTTCGCCGGCGCTCAAGCGTGGGCTCGACATCGTCGTGTCACTCATTGCCCTGGTCGTGCTCGCACCCCTCCTGGTCGTCCTGGCCGTGCTCGTGGCCGCAACCAGCCCGGGTGGAGCGTTCTTCGTGCAACGACGAGTCGGGAGGAACGGTACGTACTTCCCGTGCGTCAAACTTCGCACCATGCATGCATCGAGCGAGCAACGTCTCGCCGATGTCCTGGCTCGTGACGACGCGCTGCGCACCGAGTGGGAACAGTGTCAGAAACTCACGCTGGATCCACGGGTCACGCGTCTCGGCCGTCTCCTTCGCTTGTCGAATCTCGACGAACTCCCCCAACTGTGGAACGTACTGTGCGGGCAGATGAGCCTGATCGGGCCTCGGCCGGTCGTGCCACTCGAGACCGTGCGATACGGAGCGCACCTCGACGAGGTCCTGAGCGTTCGTCCGGGCCTGAGCGGCCTTTGGCAGACCTCCGGTCGCAACAATCTCAGCTACGACGAGCGAGTCAGACTCGATCTCGTCTATGTCCGCACGCGAACGATGCGAGTCGATCTGAAGATCGCTCTTCGAACGCTGGTGGTGACGGTGCAAGGAAGCCGAAGCGGCGCTCGCTGA
- a CDS encoding NAD-dependent epimerase/dehydratase family protein, with protein MKKILVAGGGGFIGGSLVKSLLADGLEVRSVDVKPFGEWHQTHAEAENLQLDLMDREACDKATDGVDAVYNLAADMGGMGFIENNKAACMLSSLITTHLLLASRDNGVARLFYSSSACVYAAGHQISPEVTALRESDAYPAQPEDGYGWEKLFGERMCRHFAEDYGLETRVARYHNVYGPHGTWQGGREKAPAAICRKIAAAKLSGNHVIDVWGDGLQTRSFMYIDDCVEGTRRLMDSDVAEPINVGSSELVSINGLVDIVASIAGIKVVRNHDLTAPQGVRGRNSDNTMILDRLGWEPSITLEQGLRHTYEWIEGQLTHEA; from the coding sequence ATGAAGAAGATTCTCGTAGCCGGCGGTGGCGGGTTCATCGGCGGAAGCCTGGTCAAATCGTTGTTGGCCGATGGCCTCGAGGTACGTTCCGTCGACGTGAAACCGTTCGGCGAGTGGCATCAAACGCACGCCGAGGCCGAGAACCTGCAGCTCGATCTGATGGATCGGGAGGCATGCGACAAGGCGACCGACGGGGTCGACGCGGTCTACAACCTTGCTGCCGACATGGGCGGGATGGGGTTCATCGAGAACAACAAGGCCGCGTGCATGTTGTCCTCGCTGATCACGACTCACCTCTTGCTGGCGTCACGCGACAACGGCGTCGCCAGGTTGTTCTACAGCTCGTCAGCGTGTGTCTACGCTGCGGGACACCAGATCAGTCCTGAGGTCACTGCGCTGCGCGAGTCCGACGCTTACCCCGCCCAGCCCGAAGATGGCTACGGCTGGGAGAAACTCTTCGGCGAGCGCATGTGTCGGCACTTTGCCGAGGACTATGGGCTCGAGACCCGTGTCGCCCGCTATCACAATGTCTACGGTCCGCACGGCACCTGGCAGGGCGGACGCGAGAAGGCGCCGGCGGCTATCTGCCGCAAGATTGCCGCCGCCAAACTGTCAGGCAATCACGTCATCGATGTGTGGGGCGACGGGCTCCAGACCCGGTCATTCATGTACATCGACGATTGTGTCGAAGGCACTCGGCGTCTGATGGACTCCGACGTCGCCGAACCGATCAACGTGGGATCGAGCGAACTCGTGTCGATCAACGGGCTCGTCGACATCGTCGCCTCCATTGCCGGCATCAAAGTCGTTCGCAATCATGATCTCACCGCGCCGCAGGGTGTGCGTGGTCGAAACTCCGACAACACGATGATCCTCGACCGGTTGGGATGGGAACCCTCCATCACGCTCGAGCAGGGTTTGCGACACACCTACGAGTGGATCGAAGGCCAACTGACGCACGAGGCCTGA
- a CDS encoding O-antigen ligase family protein yields MITAPAAPRRVSIRIGVRSVRRWVVVLGLVLSAIGAWTQLIVFEQVAVSFAGLIWAAEVLLLAMLSVSLNRFPLRLVLGTMLMVVPVFWGSLLTFSRPVGGSAAATIFGLVSLPLATTAAAVAVGESARSERLIRKGLTAFACGIAASTLVKVAVLGTGGRELSSRSFGLASAVGLVWLISQHPSPFGFARDWRCWLGAAAVALSLSRTATVAALTALLLVSWSGYPRNQRSPLRVAALIVIAVLGLVSALSTSTVVQNRVFGLEQTDGIAFSGRENLWPGVIDAIRAEPYVGAGLGRSDILTLRLDGVHRNPHNEFLRLGYEVGIVATSCLLLGLVLLQIDIRRRWRSVRHGGPLESIRRDVAVSLALLVVLLYFMMFDNVLLYLGTLVPIGTTWGYTYGRVRAAEHDRTAFVG; encoded by the coding sequence ATGATCACCGCGCCGGCGGCTCCTCGTCGGGTCTCGATCCGAATCGGAGTTCGGTCCGTTCGACGCTGGGTCGTCGTCTTGGGCTTGGTGCTGTCGGCGATCGGCGCGTGGACGCAGCTCATCGTGTTCGAGCAGGTAGCAGTGAGCTTCGCCGGCCTCATCTGGGCCGCGGAGGTGCTGCTGCTTGCGATGCTGTCGGTGTCGCTCAATCGCTTCCCGTTGCGACTCGTACTCGGCACGATGCTCATGGTCGTTCCCGTGTTCTGGGGATCGCTGTTGACCTTCTCACGCCCGGTGGGTGGATCGGCGGCAGCAACGATCTTCGGGCTGGTCTCGCTCCCGCTGGCGACGACGGCCGCAGCGGTCGCGGTGGGCGAATCGGCCCGGTCGGAGCGACTGATTCGCAAGGGCCTCACCGCATTCGCGTGCGGCATTGCCGCTTCGACGCTGGTGAAGGTGGCAGTGCTCGGAACCGGTGGACGTGAGCTCAGTTCTCGGTCGTTCGGACTGGCCTCGGCGGTCGGTCTGGTATGGCTGATCTCTCAACATCCGTCACCATTCGGTTTTGCGCGCGACTGGCGTTGTTGGCTCGGCGCCGCCGCCGTGGCCCTCTCGCTCTCCCGAACCGCAACGGTGGCTGCGCTGACCGCCCTGCTTCTGGTCAGCTGGTCCGGCTATCCCCGCAATCAACGATCTCCTCTTCGGGTCGCCGCACTCATCGTCATCGCCGTCCTGGGTCTCGTCAGTGCCCTCTCCACCTCGACCGTCGTCCAGAACCGGGTCTTCGGGCTCGAACAGACCGATGGCATCGCCTTCTCCGGACGTGAGAACCTGTGGCCCGGCGTCATCGATGCCATTCGCGCCGAGCCGTACGTCGGCGCCGGCCTCGGTCGGAGCGACATTCTCACCCTGCGGCTCGACGGAGTGCATCGCAATCCGCACAACGAGTTCCTTCGGCTTGGCTACGAGGTTGGCATCGTCGCCACCTCGTGCCTACTGCTCGGACTCGTGCTGCTGCAGATCGACATCCGCCGCCGGTGGCGCTCCGTCCGACACGGCGGGCCTCTCGAGTCGATCCGCCGCGATGTGGCGGTCTCCCTCGCGCTCCTCGTCGTGCTGCTCTACTTCATGATGTTCGACAACGTGCTGCTGTATCTCGGCACCCTCGTTCCCATCGGTACGACGTGGGGCTACACCTACGGCCGCGTTCGAGCGGCGGAGCACGATCGAACGGCATTTGTCGGCTGA